The following proteins come from a genomic window of Gynuella sunshinyii YC6258:
- the pflB gene encoding formate C-acetyltransferase yields the protein MYTDDFAAGVGAKEAWEGFVAGPWQQEINVRDFIQLNYAPYDGDDQFLAAATDRTQKVWAQVMELMKEENRLGGPLDFDVDNPATITSHPAGYIDQSLEKIVGLQTDKPLKRAIMPYGGIRMVEGSCEVYGRELDPATKAFFYAHRKTHNQGVFDAYTPEILACRKVGVITGLPDAYGRGRIIGDYRRVALYGIDRLIEGKKAEKAATTPVNMDEDTIRLREELSEQIKALQEMKVMAQSYGFDISKPAKNATEAVQWTYFAYLAAVKSQNGAAMSFGRVSTFLDIFIERDLKSGVLTEELAQELIDDLVIKLRMVRFLRTPEYDELFSGDPTWVTESIGGMGLDGRSLVTKNSFRFLHTLYNLGAAPEPNLTVLWTNQLPDGFKQFCSKVSIDTSSIQYESDDLMRDKFGDDYGIACCVSAMAIGKQMQFFGARANLAKTMLYAINGGRDEKSGAQVGPEMAVMDAEVLEYDKVVERFDYYMKWLATTYVNALNIIHYMHDKYSYESALMALHDRDVLRTMACGIAGLSIAADSLSAIKYATVKPVKNEAGLVVDYVTEGDFPKFGNNDERVDSIAATLVEKFMDYVRENPTYRNAKPTQSVLTITSNVVYGKKTGSTPDGRKAGEPFAPGANPMHGRDTKGALASLLSVAKLPYEHAEDGISYTMSMVPAALGKERQAQVKNLSSVLDGYFNATGHHVNVNVLNREMLLDAMEHPEEYPQLTIRVSGYAVNFVKLTREQQQDVISRTFHGQM from the coding sequence ATGTATACAGATGATTTTGCCGCAGGTGTAGGTGCTAAAGAAGCCTGGGAAGGCTTTGTGGCAGGACCTTGGCAGCAGGAAATCAATGTCCGTGATTTCATTCAGTTAAATTACGCTCCTTATGACGGCGATGATCAATTTCTGGCTGCCGCCACTGATCGCACCCAGAAAGTCTGGGCACAAGTCATGGAGCTCATGAAAGAAGAAAACCGTTTGGGTGGTCCGTTGGATTTTGATGTGGATAATCCAGCCACCATTACTTCTCACCCGGCCGGTTATATTGACCAGTCATTGGAAAAGATCGTTGGTTTGCAAACTGATAAGCCTCTCAAGCGCGCTATCATGCCATATGGTGGTATTCGTATGGTTGAGGGTAGTTGTGAGGTTTATGGTCGCGAATTGGATCCGGCCACTAAAGCATTTTTCTATGCTCATCGCAAAACCCATAACCAGGGTGTATTCGATGCCTATACTCCGGAAATTCTGGCCTGTCGTAAGGTGGGCGTTATTACCGGCTTACCCGATGCCTATGGCCGTGGCCGTATTATCGGTGATTACCGTCGGGTAGCGTTGTACGGCATCGATCGTCTGATTGAAGGGAAAAAGGCTGAAAAAGCAGCAACTACTCCTGTGAATATGGATGAAGATACCATTCGCCTGAGAGAAGAGCTGAGCGAGCAGATCAAAGCTCTGCAGGAAATGAAAGTGATGGCACAGAGCTATGGCTTTGATATCAGCAAACCAGCCAAAAATGCAACCGAAGCCGTACAGTGGACTTATTTTGCGTATCTGGCCGCAGTGAAAAGTCAGAATGGTGCGGCAATGAGCTTTGGTCGTGTGTCCACCTTCCTGGATATTTTTATTGAGCGCGATCTGAAAAGTGGTGTTCTGACTGAAGAGCTGGCCCAGGAATTAATTGATGACCTGGTCATCAAGCTCCGTATGGTACGGTTCCTCAGAACCCCTGAGTATGATGAATTGTTCTCTGGTGATCCAACCTGGGTAACCGAATCCATTGGTGGCATGGGATTGGACGGCCGTTCTCTGGTGACCAAAAACAGTTTCCGCTTCCTGCATACTCTGTATAACCTGGGGGCGGCGCCTGAACCCAATCTGACAGTCCTGTGGACCAATCAGTTGCCTGATGGATTTAAACAGTTCTGTTCCAAAGTCAGTATCGATACGTCATCCATCCAGTATGAAAGTGATGACCTGATGCGCGACAAATTTGGTGACGATTATGGCATTGCCTGCTGTGTATCGGCCATGGCCATTGGTAAGCAGATGCAGTTCTTTGGTGCCCGGGCCAACCTGGCGAAAACCATGTTGTATGCAATCAATGGTGGCCGCGATGAGAAGTCCGGTGCCCAGGTCGGTCCTGAAATGGCCGTTATGGATGCCGAAGTGCTGGAGTATGACAAAGTGGTGGAACGCTTTGATTACTACATGAAGTGGTTGGCCACTACCTACGTGAATGCCCTGAATATCATTCACTATATGCATGACAAGTATTCTTACGAATCAGCGCTGATGGCTCTGCATGATCGTGATGTGCTGAGAACCATGGCTTGTGGTATCGCCGGACTTTCAATTGCCGCCGATAGTTTGAGTGCCATCAAATACGCCACCGTGAAACCTGTTAAAAATGAAGCCGGTCTGGTGGTTGATTATGTTACTGAAGGCGATTTTCCGAAATTTGGTAACAATGATGAGCGGGTGGACAGTATTGCAGCGACTCTGGTAGAGAAGTTCATGGATTACGTTCGTGAAAACCCAACCTACCGGAATGCCAAGCCCACTCAAAGTGTGCTGACTATTACTTCCAACGTTGTTTATGGTAAGAAAACCGGTTCAACACCAGATGGCCGTAAGGCCGGCGAACCATTCGCCCCGGGTGCCAACCCGATGCATGGTCGTGATACCAAAGGTGCATTGGCATCACTGTTGTCTGTGGCCAAACTGCCATATGAGCACGCCGAGGACGGCATCAGTTACACCATGAGCATGGTACCGGCTGCTCTTGGTAAAGAGCGCCAGGCCCAGGTGAAAAACCTGAGCAGTGTTCTGGATGGTTATTTCAATGCCACAGGTCACCATGTCAACGTGAACGTGCTGAACCGGGAGATGCTGTTGGATGCCATGGAACACCCGGAAGAATATCCACAGTTAACCATTCGGGTATCCGGTTATGCGGTCAACTTTGTCAAGCTGACCCGTGAGCAGCAGCAGGACGTAATCAGCCGTACATTCCACGGTCAGATGTAA
- a CDS encoding NAD(P)/FAD-dependent oxidoreductase, with translation MYLNPSIHGNQHPDSYYFATLRYPQSYPLLQHSIDVDTCVIGAGFSGINTAIELADRGRSVAVLEARKVGWGASGRNGGQVLRGIGHDLEQFRNQIGEQGVDTIARMGLEAVDVVLDRIQRFSIDCDVQRGSCDLATKPRHMRDFSKDYEWLKSVGYQYDVELLPADRIREVVGADAYMGGLLDRGGVHLHPLNLIAGEAAAAAAMGVQIFEDSPVIRIEEGERIRVHTEKGIVSASQLVICANGYVSGLHPELDSRVLPTGTYIVATEPLSDEQCKRILPQNTAVCDQNVALDYYRLSADNRLLFGGRCTYSGRDPKSIRAIIQPRMVRLFPWLKDVKIDYEWGGMLGIGANRLPQIGRLRPNIYYAQAYAGHGVAASHIAAQLMAECICLESNRIEVFERVRHMKFPGGPLLRSPLLALGMMYYRFVDLF, from the coding sequence ATGTATCTGAATCCTTCCATTCACGGTAATCAACACCCTGACTCTTATTATTTTGCCACGCTTCGTTATCCGCAAAGTTATCCATTGTTGCAGCATTCTATTGATGTGGATACCTGTGTGATCGGAGCCGGCTTCAGTGGCATTAACACGGCCATTGAGTTGGCGGACAGAGGCAGATCCGTGGCTGTGCTGGAGGCGAGGAAGGTTGGTTGGGGAGCTTCGGGTCGTAATGGTGGGCAAGTCCTTAGGGGCATTGGGCATGATCTGGAGCAGTTTCGCAACCAGATCGGTGAACAAGGCGTGGATACCATTGCCAGAATGGGGCTGGAGGCTGTAGATGTGGTACTGGATCGTATCCAGCGTTTCAGTATTGACTGTGATGTTCAGCGGGGGAGTTGTGATCTGGCGACCAAACCCCGTCACATGAGAGATTTCAGCAAGGATTATGAATGGCTGAAGTCAGTCGGTTATCAATACGACGTAGAGTTGCTCCCGGCAGATAGAATACGCGAGGTAGTGGGGGCCGATGCCTATATGGGCGGCTTGCTGGATCGGGGAGGGGTGCATTTACATCCGTTGAATCTGATTGCTGGAGAGGCGGCTGCAGCGGCAGCCATGGGGGTGCAGATTTTCGAGGATAGTCCCGTTATTCGTATCGAGGAGGGAGAGCGGATCCGGGTCCACACGGAGAAGGGGATTGTCAGTGCCAGTCAACTGGTGATCTGCGCCAACGGCTATGTGAGTGGTCTGCACCCGGAGCTGGATTCAAGAGTGCTGCCAACCGGAACATATATCGTCGCCACAGAGCCTCTGAGTGATGAACAGTGCAAGCGTATTCTGCCTCAGAACACAGCAGTCTGTGATCAGAATGTTGCCCTGGATTACTATCGTTTAAGCGCTGACAACCGGTTGTTGTTTGGCGGCCGCTGCACCTATTCCGGTCGTGACCCCAAATCGATCAGAGCCATAATTCAGCCCCGTATGGTGCGTTTGTTTCCATGGCTGAAGGATGTGAAGATTGATTACGAATGGGGAGGAATGCTTGGCATCGGGGCTAACCGTTTACCGCAAATAGGACGTTTGCGTCCCAATATTTATTATGCCCAGGCTTATGCCGGTCATGGGGTCGCCGCTTCTCATATTGCAGCGCAGCTGATGGCTGAATGTATTTGTCTTGAAAGCAACCGGATCGAAGTGTTTGAACGGGTTCGGCATATGAAATTTCCTGGCGGACCATTACTGCGCTCGCCCCTGTTGGCGTTGGGGATGATGTATTACCGGTTTGTGGACTTGTTTTAG
- a CDS encoding HAD-IA family hydrolase has product MNFDLFQTYDALIFDMDGTLVESGPLHEEAWTRTLKEFGLPIIKPLMRALCGVPTKETLEIIAQKTNTPLRTSVTEMNDFKEAIAKSLMHDYVKPTPIADIARHFYGKKPMAVGTGAYTEEAKAILTICGLEHLFNAIVGADQVTNPKPAPDVFLRGAELTGTAPEKCAVFEDAELGLQAARAANMAAYDVHEHFGYVNEYFLD; this is encoded by the coding sequence GTGAATTTTGATCTTTTCCAAACCTATGACGCTCTGATCTTCGATATGGACGGCACCCTGGTTGAAAGCGGACCGCTGCACGAAGAAGCCTGGACGCGCACCCTCAAAGAATTCGGATTACCCATCATAAAACCATTGATGCGGGCTCTGTGTGGCGTGCCTACCAAAGAAACTCTGGAAATCATCGCCCAAAAGACCAATACGCCTCTGCGCACCAGTGTCACAGAAATGAATGATTTCAAAGAAGCCATTGCCAAATCCCTGATGCACGATTACGTCAAGCCCACACCCATTGCTGATATTGCCCGTCATTTTTACGGCAAAAAGCCCATGGCAGTCGGCACTGGCGCCTACACGGAAGAGGCAAAGGCGATACTGACAATATGTGGCCTCGAACATCTGTTTAATGCCATTGTCGGTGCCGATCAGGTTACCAATCCCAAACCCGCACCGGATGTTTTTTTACGGGGTGCCGAACTGACCGGGACAGCACCCGAAAAATGCGCGGTTTTTGAAGATGCAGAGCTGGGCCTGCAGGCCGCCAGAGCTGCGAATATGGCCGCTTATGACGTACATGAACACTTTGGTTATGTGAACGAATACTTTCTCGACTAA